Proteins encoded together in one Impatiens glandulifera chromosome 1, dImpGla2.1, whole genome shotgun sequence window:
- the LOC124920190 gene encoding F-box/kelch-repeat protein At1g57790 isoform X1: protein MSAHKRRKVKLLSETIMDGKKIQTMDEETVGQHTWSELPTELLEVIMSHLTLKENIRVSSVCKRWSTVAISVRIVNQPPWIMYFPKYGNLYEFYDPLHRKTYSLELPELQESKVCYAKDGWLLLYKPRTHSVFFYDPFTQEIIQLPKFEMTYQIVAFSSPPTSPDCIVFTVKHISPTVVAISTCQPGVLEWTTVNYHNRLPFVSSIWNKMVFCKGLFYCLSLTGWLGVFNPQERTWVIRVMPPPKCPENFFAKNWWKGKFMAEHNGDIYVMYTCCNENPIVFKLDQMNKVWEEMKSLGGLTLFASFLSSHAKADLHGSMRNSVYFSKVRFYGKRCISYSLSDIRYYPRKHGHDWGEQDPFESIWVEPPKDLSIFM from the exons ATGTCTGCACACAAACGAAGAAAAGTCAAATT GTTAAGTGAAACAATTATGGATGGAAAAAAGATTCAGACTATGGACGAGGAAACTGTAGGTCAACATACCTGGTCCGAGCTTCCAACAGAACTACTTGAAGTGATAATGTCGCATTTAACACTGAAGGAAAACATCCGCGTTTCTTCTGTCTGTAAGAGATGGTCTACGGTTGCTATATCAGTAAGGATTGTTAATCAACCCCCGTGGATAATGTATTTCCCAAAATATGGCAACTTGTATGAATTCTACGATCCTTTGCATCGAAAAACTTATTCCCTTGAATTACCTGAGCTACAAGAATCAAAAGTTTGTTACGCGAAAGATGGATGGTTGTTGCTATACAAACCTCGTACACACTCTGTATTCTTCTATGATCCGTTCACTCAGGAAATCATTCAATTACCAAAGTTCGAGATGACTTATCAAATTGTAGCATTTTCATCTCCTCCAACTTCACCAGACTGTATCGTGTTCACAGTTAAGCATATCAGCCCGACTGTAGTTGCTATCAGTACCTGTCAGCCTGGAGTGTTGGAGTGGACAACAGTTAATTATCATAACAGGTTGCCATTTGTCAGCAGTATTTGGAACAAAATGGTCTTTTGCAAGGGATTGTTTTACTGTCTCAGTCTGACCGGTTGGCTTGGAGTTTTCAACCCTCAAGAAAGAACATGGGTGATTCGGGTTATGCCACCTCCCAAGTGTCCTGAGAATTTCTTTGCTAAGAACTGGTGGAAGGGAAAGTTTATGGCGGAGCACAATGGAGATATTTACGTTATGTACACTTGCTGTAATGAAAATCCAATTGTGTTTAAGCTTGATCAGATGAATAAAGTGTGGGAGGAGATGAAATCTCTTGGGGGGCTCACTCTGTTCGCGAGCTTCTTATCGTCGCACGCGAAGGCGGATCTTCATGGATCGATGAGAAATAGTGTTTATTTCTCAAAAGTGCGGTTTTATGGGAAGAGATGTATATCGTATTCACTCAGTGACATTAGATATTATCCAAGGAAGCATGGTCATGACTGGGGTGAACAAGATCCTTTTGAGAGCATTTGGGTTGAACCACCCAAGGATCTCTCCATCTTCATGTGA
- the LOC124920190 gene encoding F-box/kelch-repeat protein At1g57790 isoform X2 translates to MDGKKIQTMDEETVGQHTWSELPTELLEVIMSHLTLKENIRVSSVCKRWSTVAISVRIVNQPPWIMYFPKYGNLYEFYDPLHRKTYSLELPELQESKVCYAKDGWLLLYKPRTHSVFFYDPFTQEIIQLPKFEMTYQIVAFSSPPTSPDCIVFTVKHISPTVVAISTCQPGVLEWTTVNYHNRLPFVSSIWNKMVFCKGLFYCLSLTGWLGVFNPQERTWVIRVMPPPKCPENFFAKNWWKGKFMAEHNGDIYVMYTCCNENPIVFKLDQMNKVWEEMKSLGGLTLFASFLSSHAKADLHGSMRNSVYFSKVRFYGKRCISYSLSDIRYYPRKHGHDWGEQDPFESIWVEPPKDLSIFM, encoded by the coding sequence ATGGATGGAAAAAAGATTCAGACTATGGACGAGGAAACTGTAGGTCAACATACCTGGTCCGAGCTTCCAACAGAACTACTTGAAGTGATAATGTCGCATTTAACACTGAAGGAAAACATCCGCGTTTCTTCTGTCTGTAAGAGATGGTCTACGGTTGCTATATCAGTAAGGATTGTTAATCAACCCCCGTGGATAATGTATTTCCCAAAATATGGCAACTTGTATGAATTCTACGATCCTTTGCATCGAAAAACTTATTCCCTTGAATTACCTGAGCTACAAGAATCAAAAGTTTGTTACGCGAAAGATGGATGGTTGTTGCTATACAAACCTCGTACACACTCTGTATTCTTCTATGATCCGTTCACTCAGGAAATCATTCAATTACCAAAGTTCGAGATGACTTATCAAATTGTAGCATTTTCATCTCCTCCAACTTCACCAGACTGTATCGTGTTCACAGTTAAGCATATCAGCCCGACTGTAGTTGCTATCAGTACCTGTCAGCCTGGAGTGTTGGAGTGGACAACAGTTAATTATCATAACAGGTTGCCATTTGTCAGCAGTATTTGGAACAAAATGGTCTTTTGCAAGGGATTGTTTTACTGTCTCAGTCTGACCGGTTGGCTTGGAGTTTTCAACCCTCAAGAAAGAACATGGGTGATTCGGGTTATGCCACCTCCCAAGTGTCCTGAGAATTTCTTTGCTAAGAACTGGTGGAAGGGAAAGTTTATGGCGGAGCACAATGGAGATATTTACGTTATGTACACTTGCTGTAATGAAAATCCAATTGTGTTTAAGCTTGATCAGATGAATAAAGTGTGGGAGGAGATGAAATCTCTTGGGGGGCTCACTCTGTTCGCGAGCTTCTTATCGTCGCACGCGAAGGCGGATCTTCATGGATCGATGAGAAATAGTGTTTATTTCTCAAAAGTGCGGTTTTATGGGAAGAGATGTATATCGTATTCACTCAGTGACATTAGATATTATCCAAGGAAGCATGGTCATGACTGGGGTGAACAAGATCCTTTTGAGAGCATTTGGGTTGAACCACCCAAGGATCTCTCCATCTTCATGTGA